A region of bacterium DNA encodes the following proteins:
- a CDS encoding NADH-quinone oxidoreductase subunit H, producing the protein MIIIILKILIPFLIIFNIIPLLIWAERKGSAFIQGRHGPNRASIKGLRLGGLLHSLSDVIKLMTKEDFTPGHVTNPYFTIAPFLTLAVACVTFAVIPFAHPITINGTEFVLQPANINVGVLYVLAMASMGVFGIMLAGWAANNKYALLGGARSSAQMISYEISMGLSLLSVLMLGGSLELHHIITNQTENMLHWNIVRQPIAFFLFTVAAFAETNRNPFDLPEGESEIVGYHVEYSSMKFAMFFMAEYAHMIVASCLISILFFGGWQVPFLSTDFIRAHADTGLFIIIMAHAVLFMIIGAFLLKKFKKGHYGDKRDYEVIVVGAPLLLGGLGLALLAFFTGSFNLGDTGSQIFTAFIQFGVFMAKVLFFCWLFIWVRWTLPRFRYDQLMNIGWKGMIPLALANLVITSIVMLFV; encoded by the coding sequence ATGATTATTATTATTCTTAAAATTCTTATCCCTTTTCTCATTATTTTTAACATTATCCCCCTTCTTATTTGGGCGGAAAGAAAAGGTTCGGCTTTTATTCAGGGGCGCCATGGTCCTAACCGTGCCAGCATCAAGGGCTTGCGTTTGGGTGGTTTATTACATTCGCTCTCGGATGTTATCAAGCTCATGACCAAAGAAGATTTTACTCCCGGTCATGTCACCAATCCTTATTTTACAATCGCTCCGTTTTTAACCTTGGCTGTTGCTTGTGTAACTTTTGCTGTTATCCCGTTTGCGCATCCCATCACCATCAATGGTACCGAATTTGTTTTGCAGCCAGCTAACATCAACGTGGGTGTTCTGTATGTATTGGCCATGGCCTCCATGGGTGTGTTTGGCATTATGTTAGCCGGTTGGGCTGCAAACAATAAATATGCTCTTTTAGGAGGCGCTCGTTCCTCAGCTCAAATGATTTCGTACGAAATTTCAATGGGCTTATCCCTCTTAAGTGTTCTTATGTTGGGTGGTTCGCTGGAGCTTCATCATATTATCACCAATCAAACCGAAAACATGCTGCACTGGAATATTGTCCGTCAGCCGATTGCTTTCTTTCTTTTTACCGTGGCTGCTTTTGCTGAAACTAACCGCAACCCGTTTGATTTACCCGAAGGTGAATCGGAAATTGTGGGTTATCACGTGGAATATAGCTCCATGAAATTCGCTATGTTCTTTATGGCAGAATATGCACACATGATTGTGGCTTCTTGTCTTATCTCCATACTCTTTTTTGGCGGTTGGCAGGTTCCTTTTCTCTCTACCGATTTTATCCGTGCCCATGCCGATACCGGACTCTTCATCATTATTATGGCCCATGCGGTGTTGTTTATGATCATCGGGGCCTTCCTGCTGAAAAAATTTAAAAAAGGCCATTATGGCGATAAGCGTGATTACGAAGTGATTGTCGTGGGCGCGCCGCTTCTCTTGGGTGGTTTAGGTTTAGCGCTCTTAGCTTTCTTTACCGGTTCATTTAATTTGGGTGATACCGGCTCGCAGATTTTTACGGCTTTTATTCAGTTTGGTGTGTTTATGGCCAAGGTTCTCTTTTTCTGCTGGCTCTTTATTTGGGTGCGTTGGACGCTTCCACGCTTCCGCTATGATCAGTTGATGAATATTGGCTGGAAGGGGATGATACCGCTCGCTTTAGCGAATTTGGTGATAACCAGTATTGTAATGTTGTTTGTATGA
- a CDS encoding (2Fe-2S)-binding protein: MAKVNLTIDGQSVDVEEGTNLIEAARQIGVEVPHYCYHPGLKIDGNCRMCLVDIEKSPKPQIACNTKVAPGMVVHTQTDKVKKMRASVMEFLLINHPLDCPTCDQAGECRLQDYYMKYDRIPSRFEETKVHKDKMIDLGSSVMLDQERCIACTRCIRFCRDVAGQDELALANRGDHVTITTFPGKKLSNPYAGNVVDICPVGALTSDEFRFKKRVWYLKRTPSVCTGCSRGCNIEVHHEGNKIYRLIPRYNPNVNQYWMCDEGRHGYHFVNDNRVLRAQIIKNGAMQEVSFAEAAAYLASQLKTMNSSEIATISHAGETNEVLKAFDEFSKNVLKTDLRYYSRNEVKNPSSDTILRTADKNPNQAYINDLKLKPVSEIKNAQAALVLNGLSEADFEILKKKNIPILAIFAANVGDALPHASVVCPIPTFAEQDGHLTNVNAVVQKISQAFAPRGESRLVGEWLDAITLALGMSAKKAEAVSVF; encoded by the coding sequence ATGGCTAAAGTAAATTTAACAATTGATGGACAGAGTGTAGACGTAGAAGAAGGCACCAACCTTATTGAAGCCGCACGTCAGATTGGTGTGGAAGTGCCGCATTATTGTTACCATCCCGGTCTTAAAATTGATGGTAACTGCCGCATGTGTTTGGTGGACATCGAAAAATCTCCAAAACCACAAATTGCCTGCAATACCAAAGTGGCTCCCGGCATGGTGGTGCATACACAAACCGATAAAGTAAAAAAGATGCGTGCGTCGGTGATGGAATTTTTACTCATCAACCATCCTCTCGATTGTCCCACCTGTGATCAGGCTGGTGAATGTCGTCTGCAAGATTATTACATGAAGTACGACCGTATTCCGTCGCGCTTTGAAGAAACAAAAGTTCATAAAGATAAAATGATCGATTTAGGGTCTTCCGTGATGCTCGATCAGGAACGTTGCATTGCCTGTACGCGTTGTATTCGTTTCTGCCGTGATGTTGCCGGCCAAGATGAATTGGCTTTGGCTAACCGTGGCGACCATGTGACCATCACCACCTTCCCTGGTAAAAAGCTTTCCAATCCTTATGCCGGAAATGTGGTGGATATCTGCCCGGTGGGAGCGCTTACCAGTGATGAATTCCGTTTTAAAAAGCGCGTATGGTATTTAAAACGCACACCGTCTGTTTGCACGGGTTGTTCACGCGGTTGTAATATCGAAGTGCATCACGAAGGGAATAAAATTTATCGTCTTATTCCGCGCTATAATCCAAACGTTAATCAGTACTGGATGTGTGACGAAGGCCGCCATGGGTATCATTTTGTAAACGATAACCGCGTGCTGCGTGCTCAAATTATTAAAAACGGCGCCATGCAGGAAGTTTCGTTTGCCGAAGCTGCCGCTTATTTAGCCTCTCAATTAAAAACGATGAATAGCAGTGAGATTGCCACTATTTCTCACGCGGGTGAAACCAATGAGGTATTAAAAGCATTTGATGAGTTTTCCAAAAATGTTCTTAAAACCGATTTGCGTTATTACAGTCGTAACGAGGTAAAAAATCCTAGCTCCGATACTATTTTACGCACGGCCGATAAAAATCCTAATCAAGCGTACATTAACGATCTAAAATTAAAACCCGTATCCGAGATTAAAAATGCGCAAGCAGCGCTTGTGCTCAATGGATTAAGCGAAGCCGATTTTGAAATTTTGAAAAAGAAAAATATTCCTATCTTGGCTATTTTTGCAGCTAATGTTGGTGATGCATTGCCACATGCAAGTGTGGTTTGTCCAATTCCTACTTTTGCTGAACAGGATGGCCACCTTACCAACGTAAATGCTGTGGTGCAAAAAATTTCACAGGCTTTTGCCCCTCGTGGTGAATCGCGTTTGGTGGGTGAGTGGTTAGATGCAATAACACTGGCATTGGGCATGAGTGCTAAAAAGGCGGAGGCGGTTTCGGTATTTTAA